In Castanea sativa cultivar Marrone di Chiusa Pesio chromosome 6, ASM4071231v1, a single window of DNA contains:
- the LOC142639210 gene encoding ankyrin repeat-containing protein ITN1, with protein sequence MASQIEQGGERDLEKGLTMTVTPTPSSTQNSLASPSPSPSPSPSPTPSPSATATAPALVLSNSGKRIDQAGKKKYVKQVTGRHNDTELHLAAQRGDLAAVKQILEDIDKQVMETFSGAEFDAEVAEVRAAVVNEVNELGETALYTAAEKGYLDILKELLNYSSTETLTKKNRSGFDPLHIAASQGHHAIVQVLLEHDPTLSKTIGPSNATPLISAAARGHTEVVKELLSKDCSLLEISRSNGKNPLHLAARQGHLGIVEALLAKDPQLARRTDKKGQTALHMAVKGQSCEVVKLLLDADAAIVMLPDKFGNTALHVATRKKRVEIVTELLSLPDTNVNALTRDHKTALDIAVELPLSEESSEIKECLSKYGALRANDLNQPRDELRKTVTQIKKDVHIQLEQTRKTNKNVHNISKELRKLHREGINNATNSVTVVAVLFATVAFAAIFTLPGGDDNDGSAVVANSISFKIFFISNAIALFTSLAVVVVQITLVRGETKAEKRVVEIINKLMWLASVCTSVAFMASSYIVVGKRHEWAAILVTVVGGAIMAGVLGTMTYYVVKSKRNRSMRKRDKSRSMSNSWPQSEFSNSEVDRIYAL encoded by the exons ATGGCGTCACAAATCGAAcaag GAGGTGAGAGAGACTTAGAGAAGGGACTGACGATGACGGTGACTCCAACGCCATCATCGACTCAAAACTCTCTCGCTTCGCCTTCGCCTTCGCCTTCGCCTTCGCCGTCGCCGACTCCGTCTCCATCGGCGACGGCCACGGCTCCGGCGTTAGTCCTATCCAATTCCGGCAAGCGGATCGATCAAGCCGGGAAGAAGAAGTACGTGAAGCAAGTGACTGGTCGGCACAACGACACCGAGCTCCACCTGGCGGCGCAGCGGGGCGATCTGGCCGCCGTGAAGCAGATACTGGAAGATATCGATAAGCAGGTGATGGAGACTTTTAGCGGCGCGGAATTTGATGCCGAAGTCGCGGAGGTCCGGGCTGCGGTTGTGAATGAAGTGAATGAGTTGGGAGAGACGGCGCTGTATACGGCGGCGGAGAAAGGGTACCTTGATATTTTGAAGGAATTGTTGAACTATTCGAGTACGGAAACTCTTACGAAGAAGAACCGGTCCGGGTTTGATCCGTTGCATATAGCTGCAAGTCAAGGGCACCATG CCATTGTCCAGGTGCTACTAGAACATGACCCTACGCTCAGCAAAACAATTGGCCCATCAAATGCAACTCCTCTTATATCTGCAGCTGCAAGAGGCCATACAGAAGTAGTTAAAGAACTACTGTCAAAGGATTGTAGCTTGTTGGAAATCTCTAGGTCTAATGGGAAAAATCCATTGCATTTGGCTGCCCGACAAGGGCATCTTGGCATTGTAGAAGCATTGCTGGCCAAAGATCCACAGTTGGCACGAAGGACTGACAAGAAGGGGCAGACTGCTCTGCATATGGCTGTAAAAGGGCAGAGCTGTGAGGTGGTGAAATTGCTTCTTGATGCTGATGCTGCAATTGTTATGCTTCCTGATAAATTTGGCAATACAGCGTTACATGTCGCCACAAGGAAAAAGCGAGTAGAG ATAGTGACTGAGTTGTTATCCCTTCCTGACACTAATGTCAATGCACTGACCAGAGACCACAAAACAGCTCTTGACATAGCTGTAGAGCTTCCCCTTTCTGAAGAATCGTCAGAGATAAAGGAGTGCCTTTCGAAATATGGTGCTCTCAGAGCTAATGATCTGAACCAACCAAGGGATGAGTTGAGGAAAACTGTGACTCAAATTAAGAAAGATGTTCATATCCAGCTCGAACAAACGAGGAAAACTAACAaaaatgttcataatatttCTAAAGAGCTCAGGAAACTTCACCGAGAAGGTATCAACAATGCCACTAACTCAGTTACTGTGGTGGCTGTGCTGTTTGCCACAGTTGCCTTTGCAGCTATTTTCACTTTGCCTGGTGGGGATGATAATGATGGTTCGGCCGTGGTGGCGAActcaatttcttttaaaattttcttcatctccAATGCCATTGCACTTTTTACATCGTTGGCTGTTGTGGTTGTTCAAATTACACTGGTTAGAGGTGAGACAAAAGCAGAAAAACGGGTAGTGGAGATAATTAACAAGTTGATGTGGTTGGCTTCTGTGTGCACTTCGGTGGCATTTATGGCCTCCTCATATATTGTGGTTGGGAAGAGGCATGAATGGGCTGCGATTTTGGTTACAGTTGTGGGGGGAGCAATAATGGCCGGGGTTCTTGGCACCATGACTTATTATGTGGTGAAGTCTAAGAGGAATCGTTCAATGAGGAAGAGGGACAAGAGTAGGAGCATGTCCAACTCGTGGCCGCAATCTGAATTCTCCAACTCAGAAGTTGATCGGATTTATGCCCTTTGA